A genomic segment from Dendropsophus ebraccatus isolate aDenEbr1 chromosome 7, aDenEbr1.pat, whole genome shotgun sequence encodes:
- the LOC138796643 gene encoding G-protein coupled receptor 151-like: MNSSGSLQFSGDLEASEVGSEVTVALPLFLSLICLLGFSGNLLLVAILLHDYRRGKCSVVNCLVVNVGATDLLLVLFCIPVRVVTYAQQSWLFGGFVCKTTEWFLHCCLTVKSFTLAAIAQARYRHVVTPPKLLNFSRRQVLVVVLFSWACSLLLPLPHLIFTQLQMGKEGWTCTFDIPDFASNFMNVFSKLYPLLAYVVPMFFSFCCYMRALRRKERRNRVPNPRTLSRRITSMLMSVSLAFDAMWLPEWIVWIWSRHSSYGLLQPPSALMILAQVVLFLNCIINPAVFLAVSDEFREGMKNVWTTCKQCDGAGPSRGENGSDMVPSTIHSLHDLHSTSVHRPSQDSKMREEKILPDVEHFWQDRRNTTTGEETDPMPWEHQEKP; this comes from the coding sequence ATGAACAGCTCCGGCTCCTTACAGTTCTCCGGGGATCTGGAGGCTTCTGAAGTCGGGTCGGAGGTGACGGTGGCGCTGCCCCTCTTCCTGTCCCTCATCTGTCTTCTCGGCTTCTCAGGGAACCTGCTGCTGGTCGCCATCCTCCTGCACGACTACCGGAGGGGTAAGTGCTCGGTGGTGAACTGCCTGGTGGTGAACGTGGGGGCCACCGACCTGCTGCTCGTGCTCTTCTGCATCCCGGTGAGGGTCGTCACCTACGCGCAGCAGTCCTGGCTCTTCGGGGGGTTCGTCTGTAAGACCACCGAGTGGTTCCTGCACTGCTGCCTGACCGTCAAGAGCTTCACCCTGGCGGCCATTGCCCAAGCCCGGTACCGGCATGTGGTGACCCCCCCGAAGCTGCTGAACTTCAGCAGGAGACAGGTTCTAGTGGTCGTGCTCTTCTCGTGGGCGTGCTCCCTTCTGCTGCCTCTTCCACACTTGATCTTCACTCAGCTCCAGATGGGGAAGGAGGGGTGGACTTGTACTTTTGATATCCCGGATTTTGCCTCCAACTTCATGAATGTCTTCAGCAAGCTGTACCCCCTGCTGGCCTATGTGGTGCCCATGTTCTTCTCCTTCTGCTGCTACATGAGGGCGTtgagaaggaaggagaggaggaacaGGGTGCCCAACCCCCGCACCCTCAGCCGCAGGATCACCTCCATGCTCATGAGTGTCAGCCTGGCCTTTGATGCCATGTGGCTTCCTGAGTGGATTGTGTGGATCTGGTCCAGGCACAGCAGCTATGGCCTCCTCCAGCCCCCCAGTGCCCTCATGATCCTGGCCCAGGTGGTCTTGTTCCTGAATTGCATCATCAACCCTGCTGTGTTTTTGGCCGTGTCCGACGAGTTCAGGGAAGGGATGAAGAACGTGTGGACCACCTGCAAACAATGCGATGGGGCAGGACCATCCAGAGGAGAGAATGGCTCAGACATGGTGCCCAGCACTATTCACTCCTTGCACGATTTGCACTCCACCTCCGTGCACCGACCTTCTCAAGACTCCAAAATGAGGGAGGAGAAAATCCTCCCAGACGTGGAACACTTTTGGCAGGACAGAAGGAACACCACGACTGGAGAAGAGACTGACCCCATGCCCTGGGAGCACCAGGAGAAACCCTAA